In Deltaproteobacteria bacterium, a genomic segment contains:
- a CDS encoding DUF2442 domain-containing protein, with protein sequence MYPQVKSVTPLENYRLLLQFGNGEEKVFDVAPYLNIGKFADQRDPSRS encoded by the coding sequence ATGTATCCACAGGTAAAGAGCGTAACACCTTTAGAGAACTATCGTTTGCTCCTTCAATTCGGGAATGGTGAAGAAAAAGTCTTCGACGTAGCGCCATACTTAAACATCGGCAAATTCGCAGATCAAAGAGATCCCTCCCGTAGCTGA
- a CDS encoding YkgJ family cysteine cluster protein, whose amino-acid sequence MLDFTSTFNKYETLVQGVEKSVKQIRESHPEGIRCIRQCSDCCYAVFDLSLIESVYINYHFYQSLDKEKQEQVLERAEGADRKFYRIKRQLHKMMVQQNKKEEEALQLMAAERVRCPFLNESDLCDLYESRPVTCRVYGVPTAIQGAGHTCGKSGFKEGVLYPTINLDRINLRLFGLSEEMLREIGSKEQQLQMRLLPLSTSLLTDYDEAFFGLKLTCSV is encoded by the coding sequence ATGTTAGATTTTACCAGCACCTTTAATAAATATGAAACCCTGGTGCAAGGGGTAGAGAAATCGGTTAAACAGATCCGGGAATCCCATCCGGAGGGAATCCGGTGCATCCGGCAATGCTCCGACTGTTGTTACGCGGTTTTTGACCTGTCCTTAATCGAATCGGTTTATATCAATTACCATTTTTACCAATCTTTGGATAAGGAAAAACAGGAGCAGGTGTTGGAAAGGGCTGAAGGGGCTGATCGGAAATTTTATAGGATCAAACGCCAATTGCACAAGATGATGGTCCAGCAGAATAAAAAAGAAGAGGAAGCCTTGCAGTTGATGGCTGCCGAAAGGGTCCGTTGTCCCTTTTTAAACGAGTCGGATCTCTGTGATCTTTATGAGAGTAGACCGGTTACCTGCCGGGTTTATGGGGTCCCTACGGCTATCCAGGGTGCCGGGCATACTTGTGGAAAATCAGGCTTTAAAGAGGGGGTTCTCTATCCGACGATCAATCTGGACAGAATTAACCTACGCCTTTTTGGATTGTCCGAAGAAATGTTGCGGGAAATAGGATCCAAAGAGCAACAACTGCAGATGCGCCTCCTGCCGCTTTCCACATCGCTGCTGACCGATTATGATGAAGCCTTTTTTGGTTTAAAACTCACCTGTTCGGTTTAA
- a CDS encoding YcaO-like family protein, which yields MSSGIVLKDCFKTYTYDQEKSRNPKETIARVRSLLKEVDLDILKETVRIDSGRLGIPIFISRCGKDAVQVIGTQKQMGKGGTPEQSEASALMELAERFSFFHFIKNRPFIKETYRNIKDQAIPLEALPFCFYDQSNDLAKIKDIFEEIPLSWVWAYNLTDKKDQLVPIDWFYLIHEYNGPSAGNTLEEAILQGLCEIVERHVSSVISHDLMLTPTIDPATVTDPAAKELIEKFDRLGIKLFLKDFSLDTGIPTVGSLAYDPSTFPEKSEIVFTAGTTPNPEKSLIRAVTEIAQLAGDFINRTQYRPTLPKYQRLEEAQYVMSVPKTISITELPNLSDENIRIEIESCVQALARIGLKVYMVNVTHSKLGVPAVYTIIPGAHFRDRTRHTGFLFHLARLVSVMEDPKEAVEGLQKIAGVFPDRYEVNFFLGFALERDDRPEEAMHFFKKALGLNPRDIDLSSIYCHLGVCLKDLEQYEGAIAYLDQAKGYNAAQKEIYNVLGFCYFKLKEHQKAIEAFEKAIEIDPGSGIDYANIGSNLRELGFFPEAIKLYQMALELDPTLEFAKENIERLSLSVQLC from the coding sequence ATGTCATCCGGCATTGTGTTAAAAGATTGCTTTAAAACGTATACTTATGATCAAGAAAAGAGCAGGAATCCAAAGGAGACGATTGCCCGGGTTCGAAGCCTGTTGAAAGAAGTGGACCTGGATATCCTAAAGGAGACCGTCCGTATTGATAGCGGCAGGCTGGGCATCCCTATCTTTATCAGCCGCTGCGGAAAGGATGCGGTTCAGGTCATCGGGACCCAGAAGCAGATGGGCAAAGGGGGGACCCCTGAACAGTCCGAAGCCAGCGCCTTGATGGAATTGGCCGAACGATTCAGTTTCTTCCATTTTATAAAAAACCGCCCTTTTATAAAAGAAACCTACCGGAATATCAAAGACCAGGCCATCCCCTTGGAGGCCCTGCCCTTTTGTTTCTACGATCAGTCAAATGACCTGGCAAAAATCAAAGACATCTTTGAAGAAATTCCGCTGTCCTGGGTTTGGGCTTATAATCTGACCGATAAAAAGGATCAATTGGTCCCTATCGACTGGTTTTATCTGATCCATGAATACAACGGGCCTTCGGCCGGCAATACCCTGGAAGAGGCCATCCTGCAAGGATTATGTGAGATAGTGGAACGGCATGTCTCTTCGGTTATCAGCCATGATTTGATGCTGACTCCGACTATCGATCCCGCCACGGTAACTGATCCGGCTGCTAAAGAGCTGATTGAAAAATTTGATCGTCTGGGGATCAAGCTCTTTTTAAAGGATTTTTCCCTGGATACCGGGATACCCACAGTCGGTTCTCTGGCCTATGATCCTTCCACTTTCCCTGAAAAAAGTGAAATCGTTTTTACGGCCGGGACCACGCCCAATCCGGAGAAGTCCTTGATCCGGGCCGTAACTGAAATCGCCCAGTTGGCCGGGGATTTTATCAACCGGACCCAATATCGTCCGACGCTTCCCAAATATCAGCGACTGGAAGAGGCCCAATATGTCATGTCTGTTCCGAAGACTATCAGCATTACAGAGTTGCCCAACCTTTCCGATGAAAATATCCGGATAGAAATTGAATCCTGTGTCCAGGCCCTGGCCCGGATAGGGCTCAAAGTGTATATGGTCAATGTAACCCATTCCAAGCTCGGGGTCCCGGCTGTTTATACCATTATCCCCGGGGCCCATTTCCGGGACAGGACCAGACATACGGGCTTTCTTTTTCATCTGGCCAGGCTGGTTTCGGTAATGGAAGACCCTAAGGAGGCCGTTGAAGGACTCCAAAAGATCGCCGGGGTATTTCCCGACCGCTATGAAGTCAATTTTTTCCTGGGATTCGCCCTGGAAAGGGATGATCGGCCCGAAGAGGCCATGCACTTTTTTAAGAAGGCCCTGGGGTTAAACCCCCGGGATATTGATCTGAGCAGTATTTACTGTCATCTGGGAGTCTGTTTGAAAGACCTGGAACAGTACGAGGGAGCTATTGCGTATTTGGACCAGGCCAAGGGCTATAATGCCGCCCAAAAAGAGATTTACAATGTTTTGGGCTTTTGTTACTTTAAATTAAAAGAGCACCAGAAGGCCATCGAAGCCTTTGAGAAGGCTATTGAGATCGATCCCGGTTCCGGGATCGATTATGCCAATATCGGGTCCAATTTGAGGGAGTTGGGTTTTTTCCCGGAGGCGATAAAACTGTATCAGATGGCTCTGGAACTGGATCCGACCCTGGAATTTGCAAAAGAAAATATAGAAAGGCTCAGCTTATCGGTTCAACTATGTTAG
- a CDS encoding bifunctional nuclease family protein, protein MVDYPFVVITEIVLKAEKESGKIVILKEDKESDTSLTMFVGEPEFLAIAKEKKLVQTPRPLTHELYLNILAETEIEFLRVEIYDLRDQTYFARVIFKKDGDEMAADARPSDTLALALHYNLPIWVHVKLLRRELTSEQVETYKDLIRSVKF, encoded by the coding sequence ATGGTGGATTACCCTTTTGTGGTTATTACCGAAATCGTCCTCAAAGCCGAAAAAGAGTCGGGAAAGATCGTCATCCTTAAGGAAGACAAAGAATCCGATACTTCCTTAACCATGTTCGTCGGTGAACCCGAATTCCTGGCCATTGCGAAAGAAAAAAAACTGGTCCAAACGCCCCGTCCTTTAACCCATGAATTGTATCTGAACATCCTGGCCGAAACGGAAATCGAGTTCCTCCGGGTGGAAATATACGATTTAAGGGATCAGACTTATTTTGCCAGGGTCATTTTCAAAAAAGACGGGGATGAAATGGCCGCCGATGCCCGTCCCAGCGACACCCTGGCCCTGGCTTTGCACTATAACCTTCCGATCTGGGTTCATGTAAAACTGCTCCGGAGAGAACTGACGTCGGAACAGGTTGAAACCTACAAGGACCTGATCAGGTCGGTCAAGTTTTAG
- a CDS encoding 2,3-bisphosphoglycerate-dependent phosphoglycerate mutase, producing MGKLVLIRHGQSQWNLENRFTGWIDIPLSNQGRLEAKEAGRKIKDILFDAAFCSKLIRAVETLLLVLSQNQDQKTPIFVPESVKEREWGGHYQPNPSQEVPVYRALALNERYYGDLQGLNKLDSAKRWGTEQVQLWRRSYEQAPPGGESLKDTVDRVIPYLKENIYPHLFDNKNVLIAAHGNSLRAIVMILENMAAEKVAQLEIPTGIPLIYDAEKTGETLLWKRVN from the coding sequence TTGGGAAAATTGGTGTTGATTCGTCATGGCCAGTCCCAGTGGAACCTGGAAAACAGGTTTACGGGCTGGATCGATATCCCTTTGAGTAATCAAGGAAGACTGGAGGCCAAAGAGGCCGGCCGAAAAATTAAAGATATCCTTTTTGATGCGGCTTTTTGCAGTAAATTGATTCGGGCTGTTGAAACCCTTTTGCTGGTTTTAAGCCAAAACCAGGACCAGAAAACCCCTATCTTTGTACCCGAAAGCGTGAAAGAAAGGGAATGGGGGGGGCATTACCAACCGAATCCATCTCAAGAGGTCCCGGTTTATCGGGCCTTGGCCCTTAATGAACGCTATTACGGGGATTTGCAGGGTTTAAATAAGCTCGATTCGGCTAAGCGCTGGGGAACGGAACAAGTCCAGCTTTGGCGCAGGAGCTATGAACAAGCCCCACCGGGGGGGGAATCCTTAAAGGATACGGTGGATCGGGTGATCCCCTATCTCAAAGAAAACATTTATCCCCATCTTTTCGACAACAAGAACGTCCTGATCGCCGCCCATGGCAACAGTTTGCGGGCCATAGTCATGATACTGGAAAATATGGCGGCCGAAAAAGTGGCCCAACTGGAAATCCCGACCGGTATTCCGCTTATTTATGACGCGGAAAAAACAGGGGAGACTCTATTGTGGAAACGGGTAAATTGA
- a CDS encoding SPOR domain-containing protein, giving the protein MKRIIFGLILAGLLIGDPFSFWHPTQNLWAQENIRFSLQVASCSTLAAAQKEIDRLKTAHIQARYTIREDKANRKWFVIYIDRYKTKEEATLRGKQLIQKGIIQNFKIFPQKSKEEGPPQAKEFPATPSLPSKKEPKPPVEKNPVYFGPIVIKEEENALRIHIMLDRKIFPEITADRIADGSRLIVTFNNIDRYIVPFEFDKVQSKMLLSFHLAKKGLDCTFVLLLHPAYNYEVSQDYFEKEKMYSLVIRRGPAAEPNKSVKE; this is encoded by the coding sequence ATGAAACGTATTATTTTCGGTCTGATTCTGGCAGGACTCCTCATTGGAGATCCGTTTTCGTTTTGGCATCCAACCCAAAACCTATGGGCCCAGGAAAATATTCGATTTAGTCTCCAGGTGGCTTCCTGCTCTACTCTGGCTGCGGCCCAGAAGGAAATTGACCGTTTAAAAACAGCCCATATTCAAGCCCGATATACTATTCGGGAAGACAAAGCCAATAGAAAGTGGTTTGTCATCTATATTGACCGCTACAAAACCAAAGAGGAAGCCACCCTCCGTGGCAAACAGTTGATCCAGAAAGGCATCATCCAAAATTTCAAGATCTTCCCCCAAAAATCAAAAGAAGAAGGCCCTCCTCAGGCCAAGGAATTTCCAGCGACTCCTTCCCTCCCCTCTAAAAAGGAACCAAAACCCCCTGTGGAAAAAAATCCGGTTTATTTTGGCCCCATTGTGATCAAGGAAGAAGAAAACGCCCTCCGGATCCATATTATGCTGGACCGGAAAATTTTTCCTGAAATCACGGCAGATAGGATCGCCGATGGCTCCCGCCTGATTGTCACTTTTAATAATATCGACAGATACATCGTACCTTTTGAATTCGATAAGGTCCAATCCAAGATGCTGCTGTCCTTTCATTTAGCCAAGAAGGGGCTGGATTGCACCTTCGTCCTGTTGTTGCATCCTGCCTATAACTATGAAGTATCTCAGGATTATTTCGAAAAAGAAAAAATGTATTCGTTAGTAATCAGGAGGGGTCCGGCAGCAGAACCGAATAAATCCGTTAAGGAATAA
- a CDS encoding YjbQ family protein, protein MITLSISTTRQSEFLDITRDIEKAVLNARISDGLAMVYVPHTTAGITINEGADPSVQEDIQGMLNQLIPSKGSYRHREGNSPAHIKTSLIGSSVMVMIEDGRLILGTWQSIFFCEFDGPRTRKVLIKIIP, encoded by the coding sequence ATGATCACCTTGTCGATTTCCACCACACGGCAATCAGAGTTTCTGGATATCACCCGGGACATTGAAAAAGCGGTCTTGAATGCCCGAATTTCGGATGGACTGGCTATGGTCTATGTGCCGCATACTACAGCCGGAATTACCATCAATGAAGGGGCCGACCCCAGTGTTCAGGAAGACATCCAGGGAATGCTGAATCAGTTGATCCCTTCCAAAGGGTCCTATCGACACCGGGAGGGCAATTCTCCGGCCCATATTAAGACCAGTCTGATAGGTTCTTCGGTTATGGTGATGATTGAAGACGGGCGTTTGATTCTGGGGACGTGGCAATCCATCTTTTTTTGTGAATTCGATGGCCCGAGAACCCGCAAGGTTTTGATCAAGATTATTCCTTAA
- a CDS encoding sigma-54-dependent Fis family transcriptional regulator, which translates to METILIVDDEKNYLLVLKELLGEEGYEVNTAQSASEALSIFQETEPDLVITDMKMPGMSGMELLSVLKEKDLHLPVIMMTAYGTVEKAVEAMKKGAYDYIIKPFDNETLKKTVIKALAMGQVIKENRFLSQELKDKFGPTDLIGNSFPMRHVRDLISKVAGTKATVLISGESGTGKEMVARSIHFNSPRKNRPLISVNCSALTETLLESELFGHEKGSFTGAVAQRKGRFELADGGTLFLDEVGEMSPSVQVTLLRVLQNREFERVGGSKTIKVDVRVITATNKDLMEEISKGHFREDLYYRLNVVHIEVPPLRERKEDIPLLIRYFLERFSKEMNKKEVPALAPEVLGALLAYDWPGNIRELENMLERAIILSSGQIIHLEDLPFNSMIPSGAKLNEVLELIEKKMITQALVLSGNVQAHAAELLGIEKNLLKYKMKKYGLV; encoded by the coding sequence ATGGAAACGATCCTTATTGTTGATGACGAAAAAAACTATCTTTTGGTTCTGAAAGAATTGTTGGGAGAAGAGGGATATGAGGTGAATACCGCTCAATCGGCCTCGGAGGCCCTGTCTATTTTTCAGGAGACGGAACCGGACCTGGTCATTACGGACATGAAAATGCCCGGCATGAGCGGAATGGAATTGTTGAGCGTTTTAAAAGAAAAGGATCTCCATTTACCGGTAATCATGATGACCGCCTATGGAACGGTGGAAAAGGCCGTTGAAGCCATGAAAAAAGGGGCCTACGACTATATTATCAAACCCTTTGATAATGAAACCTTGAAAAAAACGGTGATTAAGGCTTTGGCCATGGGGCAGGTCATTAAAGAAAACCGGTTTCTCTCTCAGGAATTGAAAGATAAGTTCGGCCCCACGGATTTAATCGGTAACAGTTTTCCCATGAGGCATGTCCGGGATTTGATCAGCAAAGTGGCCGGGACCAAAGCGACGGTCCTGATTAGTGGTGAATCGGGGACAGGAAAAGAAATGGTGGCCCGGTCTATCCACTTTAACAGTCCCAGAAAAAACAGACCCTTGATCTCGGTCAATTGTTCGGCTTTGACTGAAACCCTGCTGGAAAGTGAGCTGTTCGGTCATGAGAAAGGGTCTTTCACCGGGGCGGTTGCTCAGAGAAAAGGGCGTTTTGAATTGGCCGACGGAGGCACCCTTTTCCTGGATGAGGTGGGAGAAATGTCCCCGTCCGTGCAGGTTACCTTACTCCGGGTCCTTCAGAACCGGGAATTTGAACGGGTCGGGGGGAGTAAGACTATTAAAGTCGATGTCCGGGTTATTACGGCCACCAATAAGGATCTGATGGAGGAAATTTCCAAAGGGCATTTCCGGGAAGACCTCTATTACCGGCTTAATGTGGTGCACATAGAGGTCCCTCCTTTAAGGGAAAGAAAAGAAGACATTCCATTATTGATCCGCTATTTTTTAGAGCGTTTTTCCAAGGAGATGAATAAGAAGGAGGTCCCGGCCCTGGCCCCTGAAGTTTTGGGTGCCTTGCTGGCCTATGACTGGCCGGGAAATATTCGGGAACTGGAAAATATGTTAGAAAGAGCGATTATTTTGAGTTCAGGGCAAATCATTCATTTAGAGGACCTGCCTTTTAACAGCATGATTCCGTCAGGAGCAAAACTAAACGAAGTGTTGGAACTCATTGAGAAAAAGATGATCACCCAGGCACTGGTTTTATCAGGAAACGTCCAGGCCCATGCGGCGGAGTTGTTGGGTATAGAAAAAAATCTGCTTAAATATAAAATGAAAAAATACGGCTTGGTTTAA